One Brevibacillus choshinensis genomic window carries:
- a CDS encoding cytochrome P450 — protein sequence MEKELSVILVRQKASSPEENWNGRFAWYEKMRKESPFTFDEEAKCWDVFSYDDIETITKNKEVFSSERPIEGERNILNLDPPRHTQLRALVSKAFTPRELALWKPRIEQITESLITELGAKAEFDLIRDLAYPLPVIVIADILGVPESDRESFKHWSDILVASPKASTPEAFAAFRKTRSESIAQMTDYFLHIIRKRQANPQSDLISVLVEAEIDGQKLTESEIQSFCGLLLAAGNETTTNLIGNTMYALLESPSRYEQLRKVPSLIPSAIEEGLRYRSPVQAIARVAKEDFDFGGNKVKAGQELILWIGSANRDETHFPHADQFLMERTPKNHLSFGKGIHFCLGAPLARMEGQIAFEHLVKRYPSLHLADSFQLNPIVSGFVYGLKSLALTAN from the coding sequence GTGGAAAAAGAATTATCCGTCATCCTTGTTCGACAAAAGGCTTCCTCCCCGGAGGAGAACTGGAACGGCCGATTTGCGTGGTATGAGAAGATGCGAAAGGAGTCTCCTTTCACCTTTGACGAAGAAGCCAAGTGCTGGGATGTTTTTTCCTATGATGATATCGAAACCATCACGAAGAACAAGGAAGTATTTTCCTCAGAACGGCCGATCGAAGGAGAACGTAATATTCTCAATCTGGATCCGCCCCGTCATACGCAGCTGCGGGCGCTCGTGAGCAAAGCCTTCACTCCGAGAGAGCTGGCGTTGTGGAAGCCGCGGATCGAACAGATTACCGAGAGTCTGATCACAGAGCTGGGTGCAAAAGCGGAATTTGATCTCATCCGGGATCTCGCCTATCCGCTTCCCGTCATCGTCATTGCTGACATCCTCGGCGTTCCGGAGTCGGACCGGGAGAGCTTCAAGCATTGGTCAGACATTTTGGTGGCAAGTCCGAAAGCTTCCACCCCGGAAGCGTTCGCTGCTTTTCGGAAAACGAGAAGTGAGAGCATCGCGCAAATGACAGATTACTTTTTGCACATTATCCGCAAAAGGCAAGCCAATCCACAGAGCGATCTGATTTCCGTCCTGGTAGAAGCAGAAATAGATGGACAGAAATTGACGGAGTCGGAAATTCAATCGTTTTGTGGACTGCTGCTGGCAGCAGGCAACGAGACGACTACCAACCTGATCGGAAATACCATGTACGCCTTGCTGGAATCTCCATCCCGGTATGAACAGCTGCGCAAAGTTCCGTCTCTCATACCGTCTGCCATTGAAGAAGGACTTCGCTACCGCTCCCCCGTCCAAGCAATCGCCCGCGTGGCGAAGGAAGATTTCGATTTTGGGGGGAACAAAGTCAAAGCGGGGCAAGAGCTGATTTTGTGGATTGGTTCTGCCAATCGTGACGAAACCCATTTTCCACACGCGGATCAGTTTCTCATGGAACGTACTCCCAAGAACCATTTGTCTTTTGGAAAGGGCATTCATTTTTGCTTGGGTGCCCCATTGGCCAGAATGGAAGGGCAAATCGCATTTGAACATCTCGTGAAACGCTACCCGTCCTTGCATTTGGCTGATTCCTTCCAGCTAAACCCGATCGTCAGCGGGTTTGTTTACGGCCTCAAAAGTCTCGCTTTAACCGCAAACTAG
- a CDS encoding TIGR00730 family Rossman fold protein, with protein MKRICVFAGSNPGVNPAFEQAAVELGRELVARDLDLVYGGSNMGLMGRVANSVLTGGGKAIGVMPTGLFRGEIVHTGLTELHEVVTMHERKAKMNDLSDGFIALPGGYGTFEEIFEVVSWGQIGIHSKPIGLLNVDGYYTPLVEMVNHAKAAGFIPAMQGDFILCESDPAVLLEKMSVYTPPVKVNKWSELTEKE; from the coding sequence ATGAAACGTATTTGTGTATTCGCAGGCTCCAACCCAGGAGTCAATCCTGCTTTCGAACAAGCTGCTGTGGAATTGGGCAGAGAGTTGGTTGCACGAGATCTTGATTTGGTCTACGGCGGCTCCAATATGGGGCTGATGGGGAGAGTCGCCAATTCTGTTCTGACGGGCGGCGGAAAGGCAATCGGGGTCATGCCGACTGGACTTTTCCGAGGAGAGATTGTGCATACGGGACTGACTGAGCTCCATGAAGTGGTCACCATGCATGAGAGAAAAGCAAAAATGAACGATCTGTCCGACGGGTTCATTGCATTGCCAGGAGGCTACGGTACGTTCGAAGAGATCTTTGAGGTAGTCAGCTGGGGGCAAATCGGGATTCACTCCAAACCAATCGGCCTATTGAATGTGGATGGCTACTACACACCACTCGTTGAAATGGTGAATCACGCCAAAGCGGCAGGCTTTATCCCTGCTATGCAGGGAGATTTCATCCTGTGCGAGAGCGATCCAGCTGTGCTGCTGGAAAAGATGAGCGTCTACACACCACCTGTCAAGGTGAACAAATGGTCGGAATTGACCGAGAAGGAATAG
- a CDS encoding aspartate aminotransferase family protein — MADQLTQSYDKESLLDSDRSHMWHHMSPYNPNPMIVTEASGSWITDIDGNRYLDGMSGLWCVNIGYGRQELADAAYEQLKQLAYFPLTQSHVPAIRLAEKVSEWLGAEYRVFFSNSGSEANEVAFKIARQFHHQNGEPGRYKFISRHRAYHGNTMGSLAATGQSIRKEKYEPLAPGFLHVPPPYCYRCPVGKSYGNCNMECAQFFDQVINWEGEKTVAAVIMEPTITGGGVIVPAPEYMPKVREICDKYGVLMIVDEVICGFGRSGERFGHQNFGVKPDIVTMAKGITSAYLPLSATAVRADIADKFNEQGNNLHFRHVNTFGGNPAACALALKNLELMEEEQLVERAKELGAQLRDKLAFLADHPYVGDIRSFGFLMGIEMVEDRSTKEPAAPAKLTQVIAECKKRGLIIGRNGDTIPGFNNVLTLSPPFSTTNDDIDFIAQVMKEAFDTLG; from the coding sequence ATGGCAGATCAACTGACGCAATCTTACGATAAAGAAAGCTTGCTGGATTCGGACCGTTCGCACATGTGGCATCACATGTCACCCTACAATCCGAATCCGATGATCGTGACGGAAGCGAGCGGCTCTTGGATTACGGATATCGACGGGAACCGCTATCTGGATGGGATGTCGGGATTGTGGTGCGTGAATATCGGATATGGTCGGCAAGAGCTGGCGGATGCGGCCTACGAGCAATTGAAGCAGCTTGCCTATTTCCCGCTGACGCAAAGTCACGTGCCAGCGATTCGCTTGGCGGAAAAAGTAAGCGAGTGGCTGGGTGCGGAATACCGGGTGTTCTTCTCCAACAGTGGTTCGGAGGCAAATGAAGTCGCCTTCAAGATCGCGAGGCAGTTCCATCATCAAAATGGCGAGCCTGGACGGTACAAATTTATTTCCCGCCACCGCGCGTATCACGGGAATACGATGGGGTCACTGGCAGCCACTGGCCAATCGATTCGCAAAGAGAAATACGAACCGCTTGCGCCTGGCTTCCTGCATGTACCACCGCCTTACTGCTACCGCTGTCCGGTCGGAAAATCCTATGGGAACTGTAACATGGAGTGCGCGCAGTTCTTTGATCAAGTCATCAACTGGGAAGGCGAGAAGACTGTTGCGGCTGTCATCATGGAGCCGACCATCACAGGCGGAGGCGTGATCGTGCCAGCTCCCGAATACATGCCAAAGGTAAGGGAGATCTGCGACAAGTACGGCGTGCTGATGATCGTCGACGAGGTCATTTGCGGTTTTGGGCGCTCCGGTGAACGATTCGGACATCAAAATTTCGGCGTGAAGCCGGACATCGTGACGATGGCAAAAGGGATTACCAGCGCGTATCTTCCACTGTCCGCGACTGCTGTCCGAGCCGACATCGCGGATAAATTCAATGAGCAAGGGAACAATCTGCACTTCCGTCACGTGAATACGTTCGGCGGTAATCCGGCTGCCTGTGCGCTTGCGCTGAAAAACCTGGAGCTGATGGAAGAAGAACAGCTCGTGGAGCGGGCCAAGGAGCTCGGGGCGCAGCTGCGTGACAAGCTGGCATTCCTGGCCGATCATCCGTATGTAGGGGACATCCGCAGCTTTGGATTCCTGATGGGCATCGAGATGGTAGAGGACCGCAGCACAAAGGAACCAGCGGCTCCGGCAAAGCTGACCCAAGTGATTGCCGAATGCAAGAAGCGCGGACTGATTATCGGGCGAAATGGCGATACGATTCCAGGCTTTAACAACGTTCTTACCTTATCGCCGCCATTCAGCACAACCAATGACGATATCGACTTCATTGCACAGGTCATGAAGGAAGCGTTTGATACCTTGGGCTAG
- a CDS encoding CoA-acylating methylmalonate-semialdehyde dehydrogenase: protein MSTTTVGNPLKNYIGGQWVESATNRYEDIPNPATGELLSRVPLSTKEDVDKAVQAAKEAFIGWSATPVADRARIMFRFHSLLTQHQDELAEMITRENGKNFPEAQAELLRGIEMVEFACGMPTLMMGETLPNIAANIDGQVLRFPLGVVAGITPFNFPVMVPMWMYPIAITAGNTFVLKPSERTPVSSIRIAELLKEAGLPDGVFNVVNGAHDVVNGLLEHPDVKAISFVGSQPVAEYIYKTAATYGKRVQALAGAKNHHLVMPDSDLRRAAKTIVSSAFGCAGERCMAASAVVAVEEIADQLVQYLVEESNALKMGNGLEQGVDLGPVIRDTHLSKVHDYIEKGVAAGADLVRDGREDAKDMPDGYFLGPTIFDKADAEMVIVRDEIFAPVLSVMRVKDFEQGLETISRSRFGNGATIYTNNGKWGREFVQRVEAGMVGVNVGVPAPMGFFAFSGWKESFYGDLHANGKDGVLFYTKKKTVTSRWFEDGDTSIGSQKVFVK, encoded by the coding sequence ATGAGTACAACAACTGTTGGCAATCCGTTGAAAAACTACATCGGTGGGCAGTGGGTAGAGTCTGCGACGAACCGTTACGAGGATATCCCCAATCCGGCAACCGGGGAGCTGTTGTCCAGAGTGCCGCTTTCTACCAAGGAAGACGTGGACAAGGCAGTCCAGGCGGCAAAAGAAGCCTTTATAGGATGGAGTGCTACGCCTGTAGCCGACCGTGCGCGCATCATGTTTCGTTTTCACAGTCTTTTGACCCAGCATCAGGATGAGCTGGCTGAGATGATCACGAGAGAAAATGGAAAGAACTTTCCGGAAGCCCAAGCCGAGCTGCTGCGCGGGATCGAGATGGTGGAGTTCGCATGTGGGATGCCAACCCTGATGATGGGGGAGACCCTGCCAAACATCGCTGCTAACATCGACGGTCAGGTCCTTCGTTTTCCGCTGGGTGTCGTGGCAGGGATCACTCCCTTCAACTTCCCGGTGATGGTGCCGATGTGGATGTATCCGATTGCCATTACAGCGGGGAATACGTTTGTCCTCAAGCCTTCCGAGCGCACACCGGTTTCCTCCATCCGCATCGCCGAGCTCCTGAAGGAAGCGGGCTTGCCGGATGGGGTGTTCAACGTCGTGAACGGCGCACATGATGTCGTGAACGGTTTGCTGGAGCATCCGGATGTGAAAGCGATTTCGTTTGTGGGTTCGCAGCCAGTCGCCGAGTACATCTACAAGACGGCAGCCACATACGGCAAGCGCGTGCAGGCACTGGCGGGGGCAAAGAACCATCACCTCGTCATGCCGGATTCCGATCTCAGACGCGCTGCCAAGACCATCGTGAGCTCCGCATTCGGATGTGCCGGCGAGCGCTGCATGGCAGCCAGTGCAGTCGTGGCTGTAGAAGAGATTGCAGACCAGCTGGTTCAATATTTGGTCGAGGAGTCGAACGCGCTGAAGATGGGGAACGGCTTGGAGCAGGGCGTTGACCTGGGACCGGTCATTCGCGATACTCATTTGTCCAAAGTGCACGATTACATCGAAAAAGGGGTAGCAGCCGGTGCCGACCTCGTGCGCGACGGGCGTGAGGATGCAAAGGATATGCCAGACGGCTACTTCCTCGGCCCGACTATTTTTGACAAGGCTGATGCTGAAATGGTCATCGTGCGGGATGAGATCTTTGCGCCTGTTCTGAGTGTCATGCGCGTGAAAGATTTCGAGCAAGGTCTCGAGACGATCAGCCGCTCCCGCTTTGGAAACGGTGCGACCATCTACACGAATAACGGCAAATGGGGAAGAGAATTCGTGCAGCGGGTCGAAGCAGGAATGGTCGGGGTGAATGTGGGTGTGCCGGCTCCGATGGGCTTCTTCGCCTTCTCTGGCTGGAAAGAGTCGTTTTACGGCGACTTGCATGCAAACGGGAAAGACGGCGTTCTTTTCTACACGAAGAAAAAGACAGTGACCTCCCGTTGGTTTGAAGATGGAGATACGAGCATCGGATCGCAAAAAGTCTTTGTCAAATAA
- a CDS encoding PucR family transcriptional regulator, producing MSNDWRLTVAESIKRPLFEHAEVVAGSRGLARPVRWVHVIETTDSCQYLNGGELILSTGLGFGGEREKRLAYLSELIRRKAVGLCMELGEYIPNIPMDMLEMANHHDFPLIVFHRPVRFVDITQDLHEHLINRQMQALRDLEAYSRSLQQLSLQYQGIPRVLQHFQNAVQTQVFLYTPDGATQYVPPLPQSVQTELTELMRSHLSQLESTNGTVNSFQLTDTKQIVYQPVMAMGHLLAYLGIVLYERQSDEYLLLTLDSTVSTLAQIMMRKMFVEEQALATENRLFDDLIANRPISEEWMRSHLGLSATERTPAYLTMLMSFQRVSNDRSDSLPPHDLTAVFRSVLSRLGWRPFIRCTGSRFTFLLVERQPKKDSRRLLEKAMKDLERITRQMMGADVQIWFGIGRVGRRLAEAGQHLAEAQQALAFQHEAQSPFFSDLGLFRLLFHIPPEPVLQNFIDDYLGPLLAHDREYGSSLVSTLRVYLDAHLSKQEAAEKLYIHRQTLYHRLEKITECLGEDFTLPHRRLCYEIALRALDWLEKEPSTPESNKKSGPRSLARPDSGTVE from the coding sequence ATGAGCAATGACTGGCGCCTAACGGTCGCAGAATCGATCAAGCGTCCCTTGTTTGAGCACGCGGAGGTCGTGGCAGGCAGCAGAGGCCTGGCCCGTCCCGTTCGCTGGGTCCACGTCATAGAGACGACGGATTCCTGCCAATATTTAAATGGTGGCGAGCTGATTCTCTCTACCGGACTCGGGTTCGGTGGCGAAAGGGAAAAGCGACTTGCCTATTTGTCGGAATTGATCCGTAGAAAAGCGGTAGGACTTTGCATGGAGCTAGGGGAATACATTCCGAACATCCCCATGGACATGCTCGAGATGGCCAATCATCACGACTTCCCCCTCATCGTTTTTCATCGCCCTGTCCGCTTTGTCGATATCACCCAAGACTTGCACGAGCACTTGATCAATCGGCAAATGCAAGCGCTGCGTGATCTGGAGGCGTATTCGCGAAGCCTGCAGCAGTTGAGCCTGCAATACCAGGGAATCCCGCGGGTCTTGCAGCACTTTCAGAACGCGGTGCAGACGCAAGTGTTTCTGTACACCCCTGACGGAGCCACACAGTATGTCCCTCCCCTACCCCAGAGTGTGCAAACTGAATTGACCGAGTTGATGCGCAGTCATCTTTCTCAATTGGAAAGCACGAATGGGACAGTGAATTCCTTCCAGCTGACGGATACAAAGCAAATCGTCTATCAACCAGTCATGGCCATGGGTCATCTGCTCGCCTACCTTGGCATCGTGCTCTATGAGCGCCAATCGGACGAGTATTTGTTGCTGACACTGGACAGCACGGTCAGTACGTTGGCACAGATCATGATGAGGAAAATGTTCGTGGAAGAACAGGCTCTCGCTACCGAAAACCGGCTGTTTGACGATCTCATCGCTAATCGCCCCATCTCTGAAGAATGGATGCGCTCCCATTTGGGGTTATCCGCAACAGAAAGGACCCCTGCTTACCTCACCATGCTCATGTCCTTTCAGCGTGTTTCCAACGACCGTTCGGACTCCCTTCCCCCCCATGACCTGACCGCTGTTTTTCGCTCGGTCCTGTCACGTCTCGGCTGGCGTCCATTCATTCGTTGTACAGGCAGCCGCTTTACCTTTCTGCTCGTGGAGCGACAGCCCAAGAAAGACTCGCGTCGCTTGCTGGAAAAAGCCATGAAAGATCTCGAGCGAATCACTCGTCAGATGATGGGGGCCGATGTACAAATTTGGTTTGGGATTGGCAGAGTGGGCCGGCGTTTGGCAGAGGCGGGCCAGCATTTGGCTGAGGCACAGCAGGCGCTTGCTTTCCAGCATGAAGCGCAAAGTCCTTTCTTTTCGGATCTCGGTCTGTTTCGACTTCTCTTTCACATCCCGCCAGAACCTGTCTTGCAAAACTTCATTGACGATTATCTCGGTCCTCTTCTCGCACATGACCGGGAGTACGGGTCATCCCTTGTATCCACCCTGCGCGTCTACCTCGATGCCCATCTCTCCAAGCAGGAAGCTGCAGAGAAATTGTATATTCACCGCCAGACGCTTTATCACCGACTGGAGAAGATTACGGAATGTCTCGGAGAAGATTTTACCTTGCCGCATCGGCGACTATGCTACGAAATCGCCCTGCGCGCACTCGACTGGCTCGAAAAGGAACCCAGTACCCCTGAAAGCAATAAAAAATCCGGTCCGCGATCGCTCGCAAGACCGGACAGTGGCACGGTGGAATGA
- a CDS encoding S8 family serine peptidase gives MLHRSWNAALSTAIVLSLLAATLPAHAKQSGERRGRIQIEAKEELAVDTASSRSAKSELVIIQLSGPVREDWKEEIEGTGVTLGDYIPDYAFLAKLGHAQDKKKLERLSFVEKVTPYTPVSKVAPSLRSALGGQKAVQVAVVGFDRKVNMRHTVNSLSVMNSVQDLQIMDDAKHISVATMSGQDLEEVIQSEDVIAVVPVPENKLHNDVAAAIIHADELASSGYTGEGQIVGVADTGLDTGREESMHPDFQGQIKNLYAIGRAGDPSDQHGHGTHVAGSILGTGAASDGKYKGMAPKAKLVFHAIESEEGLKTDVKTILSQAYEDGARIHSDSWGDDDNGEYSLTSFLFDQFLWEHPDMTALVAAGNDGKKGYQSIGSPATAKNVIAVGATENDRPDLGTESNDIDDVWKFSSRGLTSDGRIKPDLVAPGTSIISTRSALAPSKNFDQRVDNRYAYMTGTSMATAIMAGGVAQIRQFLDERGEKEPSGALLKAILLSSAEELDEDMRLQGYGRANLTHAIETSYKDEKKGIKTRDKVKYSVKVTDDSKPLAITLAWTDYPSALVAKRALVNDLNLTVTTPSGEKLNGNDFFEAPYDDEVDNLNNVEQIWIKEPEKGIYTVTVQGYNIPKGPQPYALATTGKWATAEEPDPGQEPEQPGTGANTYVGNVNESKPTHSYKIRALKQGLLTVSLDWAGDADVDVYVYDRQKKEIASAVSSNHPEKLEVELSKTGIYEVSVVWKKGSKANYKLWVSYPTRK, from the coding sequence GTGTTGCATAGAAGTTGGAACGCGGCACTATCCACAGCCATTGTTTTATCACTACTCGCCGCCACGCTGCCCGCACATGCCAAGCAGTCAGGAGAGCGCCGAGGAAGAATTCAGATCGAAGCAAAAGAAGAGCTGGCAGTAGACACAGCTTCATCCCGATCGGCCAAGTCGGAGCTAGTCATCATCCAGCTAAGCGGACCTGTGCGAGAGGATTGGAAGGAAGAAATAGAAGGCACGGGAGTCACGCTGGGAGATTACATACCGGATTATGCTTTTCTCGCAAAGCTGGGACATGCGCAAGATAAAAAGAAGCTGGAGAGACTGTCTTTCGTAGAGAAAGTGACCCCTTACACACCCGTTTCCAAGGTTGCGCCTAGTCTGCGATCCGCACTGGGAGGACAAAAGGCGGTCCAGGTCGCGGTAGTAGGCTTTGACCGAAAAGTGAATATGCGGCACACAGTGAACAGCCTGTCCGTGATGAACAGCGTGCAAGATTTGCAAATCATGGATGATGCGAAGCATATTTCCGTCGCAACGATGAGTGGACAAGACCTGGAAGAGGTGATTCAGTCAGAGGACGTGATCGCGGTCGTGCCAGTTCCGGAAAACAAGCTGCACAACGATGTGGCTGCCGCGATTATCCACGCGGATGAGCTGGCTTCATCTGGTTATACCGGAGAGGGTCAGATCGTCGGTGTCGCGGATACGGGACTGGACACCGGACGAGAAGAGTCGATGCATCCCGACTTTCAAGGCCAGATCAAGAATCTGTATGCAATCGGAAGAGCCGGTGATCCCAGCGATCAGCACGGTCATGGCACACATGTAGCTGGTTCCATCCTAGGGACGGGAGCGGCATCTGACGGCAAATACAAAGGGATGGCTCCAAAGGCCAAGCTTGTGTTTCATGCCATTGAGAGTGAGGAAGGCCTGAAGACGGATGTGAAAACGATCTTGTCGCAAGCGTACGAGGATGGTGCGCGGATTCATTCCGATTCGTGGGGGGACGACGACAACGGGGAGTACAGTCTCACCTCCTTTCTGTTCGACCAATTCCTGTGGGAGCACCCGGATATGACCGCATTAGTGGCGGCAGGCAACGATGGGAAAAAAGGGTATCAATCCATTGGCAGCCCGGCTACAGCGAAAAATGTCATAGCCGTAGGGGCGACGGAGAACGACAGGCCTGATCTGGGAACAGAGTCCAATGACATTGACGACGTATGGAAATTCAGCAGCCGCGGTCTGACCTCGGATGGCCGGATCAAGCCGGACCTCGTAGCTCCAGGAACATCGATCATCTCCACTCGTTCTGCTCTCGCGCCAAGCAAAAACTTCGATCAGCGTGTGGATAACCGCTACGCATACATGACAGGGACGAGCATGGCGACGGCGATCATGGCTGGGGGTGTCGCTCAAATCCGACAGTTCCTGGATGAACGTGGGGAAAAGGAGCCGAGCGGAGCCCTGCTCAAGGCCATTCTGCTCAGCAGCGCTGAAGAGCTTGACGAAGACATGCGCTTGCAAGGCTATGGTCGGGCCAACCTCACTCATGCCATCGAAACGAGCTACAAGGACGAGAAGAAGGGTATCAAGACGAGAGACAAAGTCAAATACTCGGTCAAGGTGACGGACGATTCGAAACCGTTAGCCATTACGCTAGCTTGGACGGACTATCCATCCGCATTGGTAGCCAAGCGAGCGTTGGTCAACGACTTGAATCTCACGGTCACGACACCGAGTGGGGAAAAGCTCAATGGAAATGACTTCTTCGAGGCTCCCTATGATGATGAGGTAGACAACCTGAACAACGTCGAGCAAATCTGGATCAAGGAACCGGAAAAGGGGATTTATACGGTTACCGTGCAGGGCTACAATATTCCAAAAGGTCCGCAGCCCTATGCACTCGCTACGACGGGAAAATGGGCAACCGCAGAGGAGCCGGATCCGGGGCAGGAACCCGAGCAGCCCGGAACTGGGGCCAATACGTACGTGGGAAATGTGAACGAGAGTAAGCCAACTCATTCCTATAAGATTCGCGCCTTGAAGCAAGGGCTTCTGACAGTCTCCCTCGACTGGGCGGGAGATGCGGATGTAGACGTGTATGTATATGACAGACAAAAGAAGGAAATCGCCTCAGCCGTGAGCTCCAATCATCCGGAAAAGCTGGAAGTCGAACTGAGCAAAACGGGCATATATGAGGTGAGCGTAGTTTGGAAAAAAGGGAGCAAAGCCAACTATAAACTGTGGGTAAGCTATCCGACGAGGAAATAA
- a CDS encoding AAA family ATPase, producing MHQQEERNPIQLIERWRTNPPGIREITEGELISLLREIEQQRSTNPDGAALDRAEAVVLTRMAAQRMTKRGGVTLAEEWLERAEQLDPTYLTATEYRLQLCFSQLRDHVLANAFPSIRETDNVVTRRRTVEVLSALAASETDDMGKWRTLAAKAVSLATKLKDPQCQAIAAQVEQIYVAREQLLLELKERVQAYAGSLSGVFFSTEMLGQLQDTIRKLAAQHEQKALLLQQDESGEEEEDAGRELSALEQLEGLIGLGEIKLRVRQLAQFLQYQRLREEKGWHMHDQLPLHLVLMGNPGTGKTTLARLMARLYHELGLLEHGQMIEVDRSHLIGAYVGQTEQRVMEAVKQADGGVLFIDEAYSLKRPDSSGSDYGQVAIDTLVAAMTSGEYAGRFVVILAGYPEEMRHFLLANPGLYSRFPETGHFLLPNYSAEELLLIADHVAHRNDFSLTAPAKLALRQRVEKSQVDDTFGNARTVTNIVLDAIFSKGRATAGKDLQWEDYTVLLPEDVAEDVVTTDEPTATERLESLVGLEQVKAELKKIAAFVAVQQERGSLGMPMSPVELHAVFTGNPGTGKTTVAALYAQILKEIGYLKRGHLVQASRADLVAGYVGQTAAHTRRKVREALGGVLFIDEAYSLLGNGERDFGQEAIHTLVEEMTRHEENLVVVLAGYPFEMNQLLTSNPGLLSRFKKYVHFADYTVDELVLILQQAASEAGYQIDSRVIGQIKDKLLAVTESQRLDGNGRFSRNLLQEAMQHQAVRLMAVPKQSWTQELLTTLEWADFAPMLDWIGEEKGTEN from the coding sequence ATGCATCAACAAGAAGAACGGAATCCAATCCAATTGATCGAACGGTGGCGCACAAATCCGCCTGGAATACGAGAAATTACAGAAGGCGAATTAATCTCTTTGCTGAGGGAGATCGAGCAGCAAAGGAGCACGAATCCGGACGGTGCTGCTCTGGATCGCGCTGAGGCCGTTGTACTCACCCGAATGGCTGCACAGCGAATGACGAAGAGGGGCGGGGTGACTCTGGCGGAAGAATGGCTGGAAAGAGCCGAGCAGCTCGATCCGACGTATCTGACAGCGACGGAGTACCGCCTACAGCTTTGTTTTTCCCAGCTGCGGGATCACGTTCTCGCAAATGCATTCCCGTCTATCAGGGAGACAGACAATGTGGTGACGCGCAGACGGACCGTTGAAGTTCTGTCTGCCTTGGCAGCCTCGGAGACAGACGATATGGGCAAATGGCGGACTCTCGCGGCCAAAGCGGTTTCGCTTGCGACAAAGCTGAAGGACCCGCAATGCCAGGCTATCGCCGCCCAGGTGGAGCAGATATATGTGGCACGGGAGCAGCTCCTGCTCGAATTGAAAGAAAGGGTCCAAGCCTACGCGGGTTCCCTTTCCGGTGTCTTTTTTTCGACCGAGATGCTAGGCCAGCTGCAGGACACGATACGCAAGCTGGCTGCGCAGCATGAGCAAAAAGCGCTTCTGCTGCAGCAAGACGAATCTGGTGAGGAAGAGGAAGACGCGGGGCGTGAGCTTTCGGCGTTAGAACAGCTGGAAGGCTTGATTGGGCTTGGAGAAATCAAACTGCGTGTCCGTCAGCTTGCTCAATTCCTGCAGTATCAAAGGTTGCGTGAAGAAAAAGGCTGGCACATGCACGATCAATTGCCGCTTCATTTGGTCCTGATGGGGAATCCCGGAACAGGGAAAACCACATTGGCCCGCCTGATGGCTCGGCTGTACCACGAGCTCGGTCTGCTAGAGCATGGTCAGATGATCGAGGTCGATCGATCTCATTTGATCGGAGCTTACGTGGGTCAAACGGAGCAGCGTGTCATGGAGGCAGTCAAGCAGGCTGACGGAGGCGTGCTGTTCATCGACGAGGCCTACAGCCTGAAGCGGCCGGATAGTTCGGGCAGCGACTATGGACAGGTAGCGATTGATACACTGGTCGCTGCCATGACAAGCGGCGAATATGCAGGTCGATTTGTCGTCATTTTGGCAGGGTACCCGGAGGAAATGCGTCATTTTCTGCTGGCAAATCCAGGGCTGTACAGCCGCTTTCCTGAGACCGGGCATTTTCTGCTGCCGAACTACTCGGCGGAAGAGCTTCTGCTCATCGCCGATCATGTCGCGCATCGCAACGATTTCTCCCTGACGGCGCCAGCGAAACTTGCCTTGCGCCAGCGAGTGGAAAAATCACAGGTGGACGACACCTTCGGAAACGCGCGGACCGTCACCAATATTGTGCTGGATGCCATCTTTTCCAAAGGGCGTGCAACAGCGGGAAAAGACCTGCAGTGGGAGGATTACACCGTTCTGCTTCCCGAGGATGTCGCAGAAGATGTGGTCACGACGGATGAGCCAACCGCCACAGAGCGTCTGGAGAGTCTGGTCGGTCTGGAACAGGTCAAGGCCGAGCTGAAGAAGATCGCGGCATTTGTAGCGGTACAGCAGGAGAGGGGTTCTCTCGGGATGCCGATGAGTCCGGTGGAGCTGCACGCGGTATTTACAGGCAATCCGGGAACGGGAAAAACGACAGTAGCTGCTCTCTACGCTCAAATCCTAAAAGAGATTGGCTATCTCAAGCGCGGTCATCTGGTCCAAGCGAGTCGGGCTGATCTGGTGGCAGGTTATGTCGGTCAAACGGCAGCGCATACCCGCAGAAAAGTGCGTGAAGCACTCGGCGGTGTCCTTTTCATCGATGAAGCTTATTCTTTGCTCGGCAACGGTGAGCGGGATTTTGGCCAAGAGGCAATCCATACTTTGGTAGAAGAGATGACCAGGCACGAGGAAAATCTCGTTGTCGTACTGGCAGGCTACCCTTTTGAAATGAATCAGCTTTTGACGAGCAACCCGGGGCTGCTGTCACGGTTTAAAAAATACGTCCACTTTGCTGATTATACCGTGGATGAACTCGTCTTGATTCTCCAGCAGGCGGCGAGTGAAGCAGGTTATCAGATAGACAGCCGTGTAATCGGCCAGATCAAAGACAAGCTGCTCGCAGTGACGGAATCACAGCGACTCGACGGAAATGGTCGATTCAGCCGGAATTTGCTGCAGGAAGCGATGCAGCATCAAGCTGTGCGCTTGATGGCAGTGCCGAAACAAAGCTGGACTCAGGAGCTGCTGACGACGCTGGAGTGGGCAGATTTCGCACCGATGCTGGATTGGATTGGGGAAGAGAAAGGGACGGAGAACTAG